In Candidatus Afararchaeum irisae, the genomic stretch TCGGAGATTTTCATACGTATGCGAATCTCTGATTCGCAACACTCCTTGAGGAAGGGGACTTAGCGTCTGCGTTAAAACTAAGACCGAACAGACTGTAGTTAGTATGAGTAAGCGATGACATACGCCGAAAGCCTTCTGCGTCTCGTGGTCGACACGTCACTCGGGGTCTGGCTCGGTGAGATAACTTTCTTCTCCTTCGTCGCCGCCCCACGTATATTCGGGGAGCTCGAACGCGACAGAGCCGGAGACGTAGTCAACTCGATATTCCCGACTTACTACCTCATAGGAGTACTCCTCGGCTCAGTCACGGTCGTCTCGTCGGTCGCACTCGGAGTCCTTAACGGCTTCACACCCACCGTGTCTGTCGTGGTCGGCGCGGGAGTCTTAGGTGGAGCCATCAACCTCTACGCTCGCCAGGTTCTTATCCCCAAGATAAAGGGGAACGACAAGTCACGTGACGACCCAGACACAGACGCCTTCGAGAGGTACCACGGTCTCTCGGTCAAGCTAAACGGAGTCGTCCTCGTCGCAGTCGGAGTCGGTCTCGTGGCGTCGCACTTGTGATGAGACAGCTACTACCCACGTAGTCTCCCTCAGATATGAGGAAGGTTTATAAATCATACCGTGTTAGTTCTTGCCAGGTGGGGTTGTTAAACATTGACATCCAACGTTGATAAGAGAGAAGCCGACAGAAGCATGACTGCCGAGAAGCTCAGAGACGAGATCGACGCGGGGGAAGACATCAGTATAGTCGATGTACGTTTCGAGGACGAGTTCGAGGACTGGAGGATTCCGGGCTCCGAAAACATTCCTTTCATGGACATAGAGGAAGAGCCCGACGAGTACGCCGACGAGATTCCCGAGGACAAGCCCGTCTACATGGTCTGTGCCAAGGGAGGATCTTCGGGATACGCCGCCGACATGATGGACGAGAGAGGACACGACAACGTCTACAACGTCGAGGGCGGCATGGAGGCATGGAGCGCGGTCTACGACGTCGTGGATCTCGACATAGGCGACGACGACGTCGACGTCAAACAGGTACAGAGACGCGCGAAGGGCTGTCTGAGCTACGTCGTGGGTGACAAGGAGTCGGGAACTGCAGCCGTCATAGACGCGACACAGCACACAGAAGAGTTCAAAGACATAGCCGAGGAAAACGGCTACGAGATCACACACGTACTCGACACACATATCCACGCAGACCATCTCTCGGGCGGAGAGGATCTCGCACACGAGGTCGACGCGACTTACTACCTTCCCGAGGGAGCCCCCGAGAGAGGTGCCGAGGGTGACTTCGAGACCCTGGGAGACGGAGAGGTACTCGAAGTCGGTGACAGTCTCGAAATTGAGGGTGTACACGCTCCGGGACACACGACCGACATAATGAACTACCTCATAAACGGAGAGGCTCTCGCGACGGGAGACACTATCTTCGTCGAGTCGATAGGACGTCCCGACCTCGAAGGAGGAGACGAGGGTGCCGAGGACTTCGCCCACAGACAGTACGAGACGATACACGAGAGGATACTCTCTCTCGACAACGATACCGTTATACTCCCTGGACATTTCTCTGTGGGAGCCGACGGAGAGGCGATCGGGGTCGAGTTCGCCGAGCCAATGGTCACGACAGTAGGAGAACTCAAGGAGGAGAACCCTGTTCTACAGATGGACGAGGACGACTTCGTCGAGTCGCTCCTGAGTGACATGCCGTCACGTCCCTCGAACTACACCGACATAATCGAGACCAACCTCGGACAGAACGAGATAGAGGACGAGGAAGAGGCTATAAACCTCGAACTCGGTCCCAACAACTGTGCGGCGAGCCAGGACGACATGACTGCCGACGCCGACTAAGTAGGAGTAGATAGAGTGTCTTTCTATTCTTCGTAGAGATCGAGTACCTGTCTGTGTATCTCGGTGTTAGTCGCTACTATGTCTCCCGTCCCGAAGTAGGAGTCGCCTCCTTCGAGATCAGTGACCGTACCTCCCGCCTCCTCGACTATAAGAGACCCCGCGGCGACGTCCCAAGGGCTGAGGAACCTCTCGTAGAATCCGTCGAGGACGCCCGACGCGACTAAGACGAGGTCGGTAGCCGCCGATCCCATCCTTCTCACACCGTGG encodes the following:
- a CDS encoding DUF4149 domain-containing protein, translated to MTYAESLLRLVVDTSLGVWLGEITFFSFVAAPRIFGELERDRAGDVVNSIFPTYYLIGVLLGSVTVVSSVALGVLNGFTPTVSVVVGAGVLGGAINLYARQVLIPKIKGNDKSRDDPDTDAFERYHGLSVKLNGVVLVAVGVGLVASHL
- a CDS encoding rhodanese-like domain-containing protein; the protein is MTSNVDKREADRSMTAEKLRDEIDAGEDISIVDVRFEDEFEDWRIPGSENIPFMDIEEEPDEYADEIPEDKPVYMVCAKGGSSGYAADMMDERGHDNVYNVEGGMEAWSAVYDVVDLDIGDDDVDVKQVQRRAKGCLSYVVGDKESGTAAVIDATQHTEEFKDIAEENGYEITHVLDTHIHADHLSGGEDLAHEVDATYYLPEGAPERGAEGDFETLGDGEVLEVGDSLEIEGVHAPGHTTDIMNYLINGEALATGDTIFVESIGRPDLEGGDEGAEDFAHRQYETIHERILSLDNDTVILPGHFSVGADGEAIGVEFAEPMVTTVGELKEENPVLQMDEDDFVESLLSDMPSRPSNYTDIIETNLGQNEIEDEEEAINLELGPNNCAASQDDMTADAD